A region of Ignatzschineria larvae DSM 13226 DNA encodes the following proteins:
- a CDS encoding DsbE family thiol:disulfide interchange protein has translation MLRAIVAGVIIAAVGFLIFLFMSLGNDSTYLPSALKGKQLPAFSAYEVAAPGATARILTDEDIQGPALLNVWATWCPACEAEHEALKEIGATGVPIYGVDYKDNPEKAYRWLRDLGNPYIFTIADESGQIGLNLGVYGAPETYFLDANNVIVHRHVGEISVDLWNRELKSIYESSFNTEHNQAEGQ, from the coding sequence ATGTTACGAGCTATTGTTGCCGGCGTTATTATTGCAGCCGTAGGATTTTTAATATTTCTCTTTATGAGTCTTGGGAATGATTCTACTTACCTCCCTTCGGCACTGAAAGGTAAACAGTTACCAGCATTTAGTGCTTATGAAGTAGCGGCTCCGGGGGCTACTGCGCGGATTTTAACGGATGAAGATATCCAAGGGCCGGCGCTTTTAAATGTGTGGGCAACTTGGTGTCCTGCTTGTGAAGCGGAACATGAGGCGCTGAAAGAGATTGGTGCCACAGGTGTTCCCATTTATGGCGTTGATTATAAAGATAATCCTGAGAAAGCATATCGTTGGCTTCGGGATCTAGGCAATCCTTATATCTTTACGATTGCGGATGAAAGTGGGCAAATTGGTCTCAATCTTGGGGTTTACGGTGCACCTGAAACTTACTTCTTAGATGCCAATAATGTGATTGTTCATCGTCATGTCGGAGAGATTAGTGTAGATCTCTGGAATCGAGAATTAAAATCGATTTATGAGTCGAGTTTTAATACTGAGCACAATCAAGCAGAGGGGCAATAA
- a CDS encoding cytochrome c-type biogenesis protein: MRLLTEQRQSRFSFGKWWQMGRVFIALMALIAMLQPAFSSVNLYEFKNPVDEKRFQTLTRELRCPKCQNQNIADSDAPLAQDMRDLTYNMIIDGQADAQIVSFMVDRYGDFVMYNPPVKPITWLLWFSPVVLLLLILALVFGVKGRKKATKTTEAVAALSEEEQSRLQKILKENP; this comes from the coding sequence ATGAGATTATTGACAGAACAACGCCAAAGTCGATTTAGCTTTGGAAAATGGTGGCAGATGGGAAGAGTCTTTATTGCGCTGATGGCACTTATTGCAATGTTACAGCCGGCATTCTCTTCTGTAAACCTCTATGAATTTAAGAATCCTGTAGATGAGAAGCGCTTTCAAACTCTCACGCGAGAGCTTCGATGTCCTAAGTGTCAAAATCAAAATATTGCTGATTCCGATGCCCCTCTTGCACAAGATATGCGAGATTTGACTTACAATATGATTATTGATGGTCAAGCAGATGCACAAATTGTCAGCTTTATGGTGGATCGTTATGGCGATTTTGTGATGTACAATCCACCCGTTAAACCTATTACTTGGTTACTCTGGTTTAGTCCAGTGGTGCTTTTACTGTTGATTTTAGCACTCGTCTTTGGTGTCAAAGGACGTAAAAAAGCAACGAAAACAACAGAGGCGGTTGCGGCTTTAAGTGAAGAAGAGCAATCACGTTTACAAAAGATCCTGAAAGAGAATCCATAA